The following nucleotide sequence is from Halobacteriovorax sp. DA5.
ATCTCTAACATCAACAAATAACTCAGAAGATTGACCAGATAAATGAGTTGTTAACATTTTGAAAACAACATTTTCTTTGGCCGTAAGTTTCTTTGTTTGAGTAGCAATTAGAATTTGTGTTTGTTCGCGATCAAAATCGATATGTGTTTCAACTGTTTTAATAGGAACAACTTTTTTTGCTTCTTTCTTCTTATCTTTTCTAGGTTTTAAATCTTTAAAGTAAAATTCAACTTTCTCTTTAACTTCATCTAAAGAAAGATCACCACAAAAAGTGATAAGCATTTCTTTTGTTCTTAAGTTTTTCTCATGAACTTTCGCTAGATCTTCTTTCTTTAGCGCTTTAACAGATTTTTCTGTTCCAATAGTTGAAAGGGCATATGAATGTCCTTTAAATAGTAAGTTAGTAGCTTCATTAAAGCAGTGCCTTGTCGGGTCCGCTTTATTCGCTTCAATAGTTCTAAAGATTAACTTCTTTTCATGCGCAATAAACTTTGCTTGAAAAGTAGGGTGAATTAGTGACTTGAAAAAGTGCTTAGATAGGTCTGAAAAGTATTCACTTTGACCATGCATCGTCATTCCGTATGCATTCTTTCCAGAGAAGCTGTTAAACATCGTTGATTTATTATCAAGATCTAATTTTAGCTTTTCGTAGCTTAGACCTTTATAGCCTTTTGTAAGTTGTGAACTCATTAGGCTGTATAATCCGTTTGTCTTTATTGTTTCATCAACTAGGCCACCTTTGAGGTAAGCATGCATGACAAACGTAGGTGTAATTGCATTATAACGATAAAGAAGTTTAATTCCTGGCTTGATTTCAACAATTTGAGTTGCTGGATCATGCTTAGACTTAGTGGCCTTAATGGCTTGCTCTTTCGTATTCTTTTTAAGTTTCGCAATTTTATTCTTAAACTCCACAAGTTTTGGTTTGAACTCTTGCGGCTTTAATTCATTTGGAATTTGAAGGCTTAGATGAAGTGAGCGTCCAAAAATATCAGAGTACTTCTTATTTACTTCTTTCAGACTAGTCTTTTTAATCTTGTTGATAAATTCTTGCTCGATCTCAAGATCCTTTGCTCCAGCGTAACTACTACCTAGAGAAAAAGCATAAGATTCAAGAGATTCTTTTTCATAGATTTTAGCTGCTACATATTGGTTTTTGATCTTTTTAATATCATTTTCTTTAAGTCCAACAGTAGTCGCTTCTGTTATCGTTTTTTCTAGCTCATGCATGACTTTTTGATAATTCTCTTTTGGGAAGTTGATTCTTAAAAAGTGAATACCACCGTCAGCAAAGAACATTGAAGAAGATGTACAATTATTTGCTATCGTATTATTTAAAACAAGATTTTTATAAAGAGGTGACGTCTCTCCATAACCTAGAGCATTGTAGGCGAGGTCTTCACCTGCTGCACTGTCTGATTTCATCGGTGGACATTCGATGGCCATTGTTAATTGGCACATACGTACGTCTTTTTTATGAATCTCAATCGTTGATTTTTTGTGAAGAGAAAATGAAGGTCTTTCAGATCGTTTACCTTTTGGTAGTTCATAACCTTCAATTGTCTTTATGTATTTCTTTTTTTCTTTTAAGTCACCTGCAACAACTAAGAATGCGTTAGCATTATTATAGTGATTGTTTCTAAAATCAATTAACTGATTACGTGTGAAGTTTTTAATTGTTTTTTCATTTCCAAGGATCGGGTGAGCGTAACCACCGTTAAAAGACATTTCTTGAATTCTTTGAAATGAGTATTGGCCTGGGTTATCTTGGCTTCTACGATATTCTTCAAAAACCACTTCTCTTTCAGGCACTAGATCTTCTTGTTTAAACATTGGGTTAGATACCATATCCATAATGATATCAATTGATGTATTAAAGTAGGCGATGGGTGAATTTATATAATAGCAAGTGTAATCAAAAGAAGTGAATGCGTTTACTTCGCCTCCAAATGACTCTACATCGTGAGCAATCTTGGCCCCTGGTCTTTTTTGTGTTCCTTTAAAAAACATGTGCTCAAGAAAGTGTGCAATTCCAAAGTTAGACTCATCTTCTAGAGTTGAGCCTGCTCTGAACCATATCTGTACAGATGCACTTGTATTTCCTGGAACATCAACAAAAATGACTTCCAAACCATTATTTAACTTTTCTATTTCATATTTCATTTACATTGCCTTTTAATTTTAGGTATTTGTTAATTATAGTCTGGGTTACAAAAAAATAATATGGAAGAAATAAAGTCGTTATATATCCATTTCCCGTTCTGTCGTCATCTTTGTAACTATTGTGACTTTTTTAAGTCAATTAAAGAAAACGACGGACAGCTCGATGATTTCGAAAGGCTCTTTGCAGATATGTCTGCAAAGCACAGTGCTATTCTAGATAGTCATAGGGCCACTCTTAAGGAGCTAGAGACTCTCTATATTGGTGGAGGAACACCGAGTTTATGGGGCAGCCGAGGTGCATATTTCTTAAGGGATTGGTTAAGAGACAATAATATTTCTTTGAAAGAGGATTGTGAGTTTACTCTTGAAGTAAATCCAGGGGCCTGGACTGAAGAGACATTAAGTAGTTGGAGAAGTATCGGAGCGAATCGCTACTCTTTAGGCGTCCAATCATTAAACCCAAATTTTCTTAAGATCATTGACCGCGTCCACAATATTGATGATGTCCATGAAACATTAAAGTATTTTAATAAAGGTAATTATAATTTCTCTGTAGACTTTATGATTGGTCTACCTTTTTCTCAGAAGTATAATCGTGATATTATTGCTGAGCTAACTGAGATTCTTACTTATAATCCAAGTCATATTAGTCTTTATATCCTAACTGTTCCGAAACATTATAAGCACTACGATGAGTTACCGGATGAAGAGTGGATAAGTGATGAATATATTAAAGTTGCTAACTTCCTTGCTATAAATGGCTTCAGGCACTATGAAGTTTCAAATTTTGCTAAAGAGAACAAGGCTTCAATTCATAATCTTAATTACTGGAGAATGGAGTCCGTTGCAGCAATAGGCCCTTCTGCCACTGGTTACCTTAAAAACAATCGCTATCGCTACAAGTGGAAGACCAAGGGTGCGGATGTCGTTGAAGAAAATTTAAGTGAAGATGAGTTTCAAATTGAGAGACTCTATATGAATCTTCGATCTAGCGTTGGATTTCCGATTAAAGATTCTTATTGGGGTGACTTGAGCGAGCTGGTTCAATCTTTGAAA
It contains:
- a CDS encoding pitrilysin family protein, which produces MKYEIEKLNNGLEVIFVDVPGNTSASVQIWFRAGSTLEDESNFGIAHFLEHMFFKGTQKRPGAKIAHDVESFGGEVNAFTSFDYTCYYINSPIAYFNTSIDIIMDMVSNPMFKQEDLVPEREVVFEEYRRSQDNPGQYSFQRIQEMSFNGGYAHPILGNEKTIKNFTRNQLIDFRNNHYNNANAFLVVAGDLKEKKKYIKTIEGYELPKGKRSERPSFSLHKKSTIEIHKKDVRMCQLTMAIECPPMKSDSAAGEDLAYNALGYGETSPLYKNLVLNNTIANNCTSSSMFFADGGIHFLRINFPKENYQKVMHELEKTITEATTVGLKENDIKKIKNQYVAAKIYEKESLESYAFSLGSSYAGAKDLEIEQEFINKIKKTSLKEVNKKYSDIFGRSLHLSLQIPNELKPQEFKPKLVEFKNKIAKLKKNTKEQAIKATKSKHDPATQIVEIKPGIKLLYRYNAITPTFVMHAYLKGGLVDETIKTNGLYSLMSSQLTKGYKGLSYEKLKLDLDNKSTMFNSFSGKNAYGMTMHGQSEYFSDLSKHFFKSLIHPTFQAKFIAHEKKLIFRTIEANKADPTRHCFNEATNLLFKGHSYALSTIGTEKSVKALKKEDLAKVHEKNLRTKEMLITFCGDLSLDEVKEKVEFYFKDLKPRKDKKKEAKKVVPIKTVETHIDFDREQTQILIATQTKKLTAKENVVFKMLTTHLSGQSSELFVDVRDRKGLCYVAQPIHMNALEAGYWGIYMASGHDKTVEAINAINAILSKLQKEGLSKSDFDRIKMMIDGQNQLNLQVNDDYANVYSVPALHGLGVDYFYKSNEEIRNFKYEDFQKIIKKVLKQNWITITVGKSLNNGIPTTIHP
- a CDS encoding coproporphyrinogen-III oxidase family protein encodes the protein MEEIKSLYIHFPFCRHLCNYCDFFKSIKENDGQLDDFERLFADMSAKHSAILDSHRATLKELETLYIGGGTPSLWGSRGAYFLRDWLRDNNISLKEDCEFTLEVNPGAWTEETLSSWRSIGANRYSLGVQSLNPNFLKIIDRVHNIDDVHETLKYFNKGNYNFSVDFMIGLPFSQKYNRDIIAELTEILTYNPSHISLYILTVPKHYKHYDELPDEEWISDEYIKVANFLAINGFRHYEVSNFAKENKASIHNLNYWRMESVAAIGPSATGYLKNNRYRYKWKTKGADVVEENLSEDEFQIERLYMNLRSSVGFPIKDSYWGDLSELVQSLKSRGLAMAGRDHFYLTSRGFLILDTIIDEIFKISK